From the Senegalimassilia faecalis genome, one window contains:
- a CDS encoding UDP-N-acetylmuramoyl-L-alanyl-D-glutamate--2,6-diaminopimelate ligase: protein MGKTCTELFEGMDCTIIGNADDVVEGIAYRSDQVKPGDAFFCIVGFTSDGHTYAQDAIDHGAKVLVVQRKVYLADATDVTEVVVSDTRKAMAEVSANFYDHPSRNLQLVGVTGTNGKTTTTYLVEHIARVAGKRTGVIGTVGTVIGDVHEKSAHTTPESPDLQHLLARMRDARCDVVAMEVSSHALDLERTFGSQFAVTAFSNLTQDHLDYHHTFEAYFEAKARLFGKDYPARRVICIDDKWGKELLRRCSEAGDNVITTGFDRSAQIHPKDVAYYPTHTSVTLNVRGSYCEFDHPLVGKFNVENIMCAFAIGLQLGFPVQTVIDALREAPQIPGRLERIHTPHDGGVSVFVDYAHTPDALEKALGSIMALTPGRTICVFGCGGDRDASKRPIMGRAALAADHAVVTSDNPRTEDPGAIIDDILAGMTEGAGRYDVQPDRRAAIAHAISLAKPGDSILVAGKGHEDYQLVGDKVLSFDDRVVAREELERAFGEGAAE, encoded by the coding sequence ATGGGAAAGACCTGCACCGAACTGTTTGAAGGCATGGACTGCACCATCATCGGCAACGCCGACGACGTGGTGGAGGGTATCGCTTACAGAAGCGACCAGGTAAAGCCCGGCGACGCGTTTTTCTGCATCGTCGGTTTCACGTCCGACGGCCACACGTACGCCCAGGACGCCATCGACCACGGCGCGAAGGTGCTTGTGGTGCAGCGCAAGGTGTACCTGGCCGACGCCACCGACGTCACCGAAGTGGTGGTGTCCGACACGCGCAAGGCCATGGCCGAGGTGTCGGCGAACTTCTACGACCATCCGTCGCGCAACCTGCAGCTGGTGGGCGTTACGGGCACGAACGGCAAAACCACCACCACGTACCTGGTGGAGCACATCGCCCGCGTGGCCGGCAAGCGCACGGGCGTCATCGGCACCGTGGGCACCGTCATCGGCGACGTTCACGAGAAGTCGGCCCACACCACGCCCGAGTCTCCCGACCTGCAGCACCTGCTTGCGCGCATGCGCGACGCGCGCTGCGACGTGGTGGCCATGGAAGTGTCCAGCCATGCGCTTGACCTGGAGCGCACGTTTGGCTCGCAGTTCGCCGTCACGGCGTTCTCGAACCTCACGCAGGACCATCTTGACTACCACCACACGTTCGAGGCCTACTTCGAGGCCAAAGCGCGCCTGTTCGGGAAAGATTATCCGGCCCGTCGCGTCATCTGCATCGACGACAAGTGGGGCAAGGAGTTGCTGCGCCGCTGCTCTGAGGCGGGCGACAACGTCATCACCACCGGTTTCGACCGCTCGGCGCAAATCCACCCGAAAGACGTGGCGTACTATCCCACGCACACGTCGGTCACGCTCAACGTGCGCGGCTCGTATTGCGAATTCGACCACCCGCTTGTAGGCAAGTTCAACGTCGAGAACATCATGTGCGCGTTCGCCATCGGCCTGCAGCTGGGCTTTCCGGTGCAAACGGTCATCGACGCGCTGCGCGAGGCCCCGCAGATTCCCGGCCGCCTCGAGCGCATCCACACGCCGCACGACGGCGGCGTGTCGGTGTTCGTCGACTACGCGCACACGCCTGACGCGCTTGAGAAGGCGCTTGGGTCCATCATGGCGCTCACGCCCGGCCGCACCATCTGCGTGTTCGGCTGCGGCGGCGACCGCGACGCGTCGAAGCGTCCCATCATGGGCCGCGCGGCGCTTGCCGCCGACCACGCCGTCGTCACGTCGGACAACCCGCGCACGGAAGACCCCGGCGCCATCATCGACGACATTCTAGCGGGCATGACCGAGGGCGCCGGCCGCTACGACGTGCAACCCGACCGCCGCGCCGCCATCGCGCACGCCATTTCGCTGGCCAAGCCCGGCGATTCCATCCTCGTTGCCGGCAAGGGCCACGAGGACTATCAGCTGGTGGGGGACAAGGTGCTGTCGTTCGACGACCGCGTCGTCGCCCGCGAGGAGCTTGAGCGTGCATTCGGCGAAGGGGCTGCGGAGTAA
- a CDS encoding peptidoglycan D,D-transpeptidase FtsI family protein yields the protein MSNYQRPPRSSSGNRDRQAGRRTTSTSGRSLGQHASRSDARSAQRSGRHGASSSRESSRGRRTHQAPAPAGIAGKLAIFDSNRAFWPLAIFAIFAAVFFLRLVYLQVIVAGDYSAQAQAQRTSYLTIEPRRGTIYDRNGVVLATSVDATTIYVDPTEVTDVNMTAQLLADSLGGQASDYLEKVTANNTRYSVIKRKADTSVGDDLQSRVTERVAEAQKQENVRAKDAGEQAQTVQSGIHFVTESRREYPNGQVAGQVVGACSIGVDEDKNREYYYGICGLEKQYNDVLSGTPGYYEAEYGRSGQAIPGGVHEQVDAVDGQDIVVSIDINLQRDVEEYLTNGCKDLEAASGSAVLMDGSTGEIYAAASLPLFNPADRSEVKEGAMQLKCVTDLFEPGSIFKSVSAMAILETGTLTPDSELFCPASITADGYTISDAHERGDATFTLREILDQSSNVGISLATEQMGFDELYNHIVKYNLHSTTGVDYPGEGEEGTDALGMLAPLEQWSAVQAYNVSFGQGVSVTPLQMTRFYGAIVNSGVECVPHFLLSMPQSGYTPVYETEDVIENKDAIGDMQSMLKTVVTDGTGKLAAIDGYNVAGKTSTAEIYDEENGGYRKNVYNLAFTGFLADSSSKLVCFVGANEVPGNRVVTPIFKDIMTSAIDRFGITSE from the coding sequence ATGTCGAACTACCAGCGCCCGCCGCGCTCTAGCAGCGGCAACCGCGACCGCCAAGCCGGCCGCCGCACAACAAGCACATCCGGCCGTTCACTGGGCCAACACGCAAGCCGATCCGACGCCCGAAGCGCACAGCGCTCCGGGCGTCACGGCGCTTCAAGCTCGCGCGAGTCGTCGCGCGGCCGCCGCACGCATCAGGCGCCCGCTCCCGCCGGCATTGCGGGCAAGCTTGCCATCTTCGACAGCAACCGGGCGTTCTGGCCGCTGGCCATCTTCGCCATCTTCGCGGCCGTCTTCTTCCTTCGCCTGGTGTACCTGCAGGTCATCGTGGCGGGCGACTACTCCGCGCAGGCGCAGGCCCAGCGCACGTCGTACCTGACCATCGAGCCGCGCCGCGGCACCATCTACGACCGCAACGGCGTGGTGCTGGCCACCAGCGTCGACGCCACCACCATCTACGTCGACCCCACCGAGGTCACCGATGTCAACATGACCGCGCAGCTGCTTGCCGATTCCCTTGGCGGCCAGGCCTCGGACTACCTGGAGAAGGTCACGGCGAACAACACGCGCTACTCCGTCATCAAGCGCAAGGCCGACACGTCGGTCGGCGACGATCTGCAGTCGCGCGTGACCGAGCGCGTGGCCGAAGCGCAGAAGCAGGAGAACGTGCGCGCAAAAGACGCCGGCGAACAGGCGCAAACCGTCCAATCCGGCATCCATTTCGTCACGGAAAGCCGCCGCGAGTATCCCAACGGCCAGGTGGCCGGCCAGGTGGTGGGCGCGTGCAGCATCGGCGTGGACGAAGACAAGAACCGCGAATACTACTACGGTATCTGCGGCCTTGAGAAGCAGTACAACGACGTGCTGTCCGGCACGCCGGGCTACTACGAGGCCGAATACGGCCGCTCGGGCCAGGCCATTCCCGGCGGCGTGCACGAGCAGGTCGACGCCGTCGACGGCCAGGACATCGTCGTGTCCATCGACATCAACCTGCAGCGCGACGTGGAGGAATACCTGACGAACGGCTGCAAAGACCTTGAGGCCGCGTCCGGCAGCGCCGTGCTCATGGATGGCTCCACAGGCGAGATATACGCCGCGGCGTCGCTGCCGCTGTTCAACCCCGCCGATCGCAGCGAGGTCAAGGAAGGCGCCATGCAGCTGAAATGTGTCACTGACCTGTTCGAGCCCGGCTCCATCTTCAAGTCCGTCTCCGCCATGGCCATCCTGGAAACCGGCACGCTCACGCCCGATTCCGAGCTGTTCTGCCCGGCGTCCATCACGGCCGACGGCTACACCATCTCCGACGCGCACGAGCGCGGCGACGCCACGTTCACGCTGCGCGAGATCTTAGACCAGTCGTCCAACGTCGGCATTTCGCTTGCCACCGAGCAGATGGGCTTCGACGAGTTGTACAACCACATCGTGAAGTACAATCTGCACTCCACTACAGGCGTCGATTACCCCGGCGAAGGCGAGGAAGGCACCGATGCGCTTGGCATGCTTGCCCCGCTTGAGCAGTGGTCGGCCGTGCAGGCGTACAACGTGTCGTTCGGCCAGGGCGTGTCGGTCACGCCGCTGCAGATGACGCGCTTTTACGGCGCCATCGTCAATAGCGGCGTCGAGTGCGTGCCCCACTTCCTGCTCAGCATGCCGCAAAGCGGCTACACGCCCGTATACGAAACCGAGGACGTCATCGAGAACAAAGACGCCATCGGCGACATGCAGTCCATGCTCAAGACCGTCGTCACGGACGGCACGGGCAAGCTCGCGGCCATCGACGGGTACAACGTGGCCGGCAAAACGTCAACGGCTGAGATCTACGACGAGGAAAACGGCGGCTACCGCAAAAACGTCTACAACCTTGCGTTCACGGGCTTTTTGGCGGATTCGTCAAGCAAATTGGTGTGCTTTGTGGGCGCAAATGAGGTTCCTGGGAACCGCGTCGTCACGCCAATCTTTAAGGATATAATGACTTCAGCAATCGACCGATTTGGCATTACATCTGAGTGA
- a CDS encoding FtsB/FtsL family cell division protein: MSAQPAYSLYPQRVPESHPRTRISVVPGQRSRTTSAPASAITPALVLKVVAVALIVLTCAAFARLGLAAATVTTSMQSQELSSQIDDARATGSSLEVTQSLLSNSSRVRSQAEKLGMAAPAEVGTITMPEDVVSTNDDGSLSLSRSVETAATAGE, translated from the coding sequence ATGAGCGCGCAGCCCGCTTATTCCCTGTACCCGCAACGCGTGCCTGAAAGCCACCCGCGCACCCGCATCTCCGTCGTGCCCGGTCAGCGTAGCCGCACCACGTCCGCTCCTGCCTCCGCCATCACGCCCGCGCTCGTCCTGAAGGTTGTGGCCGTTGCGCTCATCGTGCTCACGTGCGCGGCGTTCGCCCGCCTAGGCCTTGCCGCCGCTACGGTGACAACGTCCATGCAATCCCAGGAGCTCTCCAGCCAAATCGACGACGCCCGCGCCACGGGTTCGTCGCTTGAGGTGACGCAGAGCCTGCTTTCCAATTCCAGCCGCGTGCGCAGCCAGGCCGAGAAGCTCGGCATGGCAGCCCCTGCGGAAGTGGGAACCATCACCATGCCCGAAGACGTGGTGTCCACCAACGACGATGGGTCGCTTTCCCTGTCCCGCAGCGTGGAGACCGCCGCAACCGCCGGGGAGTAA
- the rsmH gene encoding 16S rRNA (cytosine(1402)-N(4))-methyltransferase RsmH: MANQEFQHIPVLLPECLEYLNLKPQQTFVDATLGGAGHSFEVAQRIGRGGTLIGIDQDDVALAAAGRKLGSLPDEVRPQLELVRNNFGNMDEALLSVEVPGVDAFLFDIGVSSVQIDTPSRGFSFKEDGPLDMRMDPGKNTLTAAEVVNTYNAADLTRIIRAYSDEKWASRIADFIVRAREKAPLETSAQLVDVIKAAIPASARRAGGHPAKRTFQALRIEVNGELDVLKRGLEAAIRWANPGGRICVISYHSLEDRIVKDMFQSFANRCTCPPDLPVCMCGKKPILKVITRKPVTPTAEEIARNPRARSAKLRVAEKL, translated from the coding sequence TTGGCAAACCAAGAGTTTCAGCACATACCGGTCCTGCTCCCCGAGTGCCTCGAGTACTTGAACCTTAAACCGCAGCAGACATTCGTGGACGCAACGCTCGGCGGGGCAGGGCATTCCTTTGAAGTTGCACAGCGCATCGGGCGCGGCGGCACGCTCATCGGGATCGATCAGGACGACGTGGCGCTTGCCGCGGCCGGCCGCAAACTCGGATCGCTTCCCGATGAGGTGCGCCCGCAGCTGGAGCTGGTGCGCAACAACTTCGGGAACATGGACGAAGCGCTTCTGAGCGTAGAGGTGCCCGGCGTCGACGCGTTCCTGTTCGACATCGGCGTCTCCTCCGTTCAGATCGACACGCCATCACGGGGCTTCTCCTTCAAGGAGGACGGCCCGCTTGATATGAGGATGGACCCGGGGAAAAACACCCTAACCGCAGCAGAGGTCGTGAACACCTACAACGCAGCAGACCTCACCCGGATCATCCGCGCTTACTCCGATGAGAAGTGGGCAAGCCGCATCGCGGACTTCATCGTCCGCGCGCGCGAGAAGGCCCCGCTTGAAACAAGCGCCCAGCTGGTGGACGTCATCAAGGCGGCCATCCCGGCATCGGCGCGCCGCGCCGGCGGGCATCCCGCCAAGCGCACGTTCCAAGCGCTTCGCATCGAGGTGAACGGCGAGCTTGATGTGCTCAAGCGCGGCTTGGAGGCCGCCATCCGCTGGGCGAATCCCGGCGGGCGCATCTGCGTCATCAGCTACCACTCGCTTGAGGACCGCATCGTCAAGGACATGTTCCAAAGCTTTGCGAACCGGTGCACGTGCCCGCCCGATCTTCCGGTGTGCATGTGCGGCAAAAAGCCGATACTCAAGGTCATCACTCGAAAGCCGGTCACCCCGACGGCCGAAGAGATCGCGCGCAACCCGCGCGCACGCAGCGCAAAGCTGCGCGTTGCAGAAAAGCTGTAA
- a CDS encoding division/cell wall cluster transcriptional repressor MraZ, which produces MAEDIDKPVDMNGSYRHKVDAKGRMSLPAAFRKVLSADLVVTRNPKDECLYVFEPQAFEDWIVSVFESKFGGYDPTNALHVGLRRKLKGRANNVSVDNAGRIGITAELRGAVGIDKDVVVLGNTGYFEIWDAKRFDEQDDDIDLSLLFG; this is translated from the coding sequence ATGGCGGAAGACATCGACAAACCAGTCGATATGAACGGCTCCTACCGTCACAAGGTAGACGCCAAAGGCCGCATGTCTCTTCCCGCCGCGTTTCGCAAGGTCCTTTCGGCAGACCTGGTGGTAACCCGCAACCCCAAGGACGAGTGCCTCTACGTCTTCGAGCCGCAAGCGTTCGAAGACTGGATCGTCTCGGTGTTCGAAAGCAAGTTCGGGGGATACGATCCCACGAACGCGCTTCACGTCGGTTTGCGCCGCAAGCTCAAAGGCCGCGCCAACAACGTCAGCGTCGACAACGCTGGCCGCATCGGCATCACGGCCGAGCTGCGAGGCGCCGTCGGCATCGACAAGGACGTCGTTGTTTTGGGCAACACGGGCTACTTCGAGATCTGGGACGCAAAGCGCTTCGATGAGCAAGACGACGACATCGACTTGAGCTTGTTGTTCGGCTAA
- the xerD gene encoding site-specific tyrosine recombinase XerD produces the protein MNDSIDTDDIVDLSAEYIAYLRIERGSSPRTIEAYEADLQKYQDFLISRDIERLSAITRDDIVAFEAHLFECGFAASTVSRRISVVKGFHRFCVAEDYTQENPAAALPLPKTPERLPDVLTIDQVNKLFDAFDGEGAAGVRDLAMLEVLYGCGLRVSELVGLNVSDVLLDQGYLLVTGKGDKQRISPISGAADRALRAYLDTARTQLQKPYAKPTDAVFLNARGGRLTRQSVFKVVARAGRAIGVDNLHPHTLRHSFATHMLEGGADLRVIQDILGHSDISTTQIYTHIDRSHLREEYLHAHPRA, from the coding sequence ATGAACGACTCCATCGACACCGACGATATCGTGGACCTGTCCGCCGAGTACATCGCCTACCTGCGCATCGAGCGCGGCAGCTCGCCGCGCACCATCGAGGCCTATGAGGCCGACCTGCAAAAGTACCAGGACTTCCTCATCTCGCGCGACATCGAGCGGCTGTCGGCCATCACGCGCGACGACATCGTGGCCTTTGAAGCGCACCTGTTCGAGTGCGGTTTCGCCGCCTCCACCGTGTCCAGGCGCATCTCGGTGGTGAAAGGTTTTCACCGGTTTTGCGTGGCCGAAGACTACACGCAGGAAAACCCCGCTGCGGCCCTGCCGCTTCCCAAAACGCCGGAGCGCCTTCCCGACGTGCTTACAATCGACCAGGTCAACAAGCTGTTCGACGCCTTTGATGGCGAAGGGGCCGCCGGTGTGCGCGACCTCGCCATGCTCGAGGTGCTCTACGGCTGCGGCCTGCGCGTCAGCGAGCTGGTGGGCTTAAACGTGTCCGACGTTTTGCTTGATCAGGGCTATCTGCTGGTCACCGGCAAGGGCGACAAGCAGCGCATCTCCCCGATATCGGGCGCGGCCGACCGCGCGCTTCGCGCATACCTCGACACCGCGCGCACCCAGTTGCAAAAGCCCTACGCCAAGCCCACCGACGCGGTGTTCCTCAACGCGCGCGGCGGCAGGCTTACGCGCCAAAGCGTGTTCAAGGTAGTGGCCCGCGCCGGGCGCGCCATCGGGGTGGACAACCTTCATCCGCACACGCTGCGCCACTCGTTCGCCACGCACATGCTTGAAGGCGGGGCGGACCTGCGCGTCATCCAAGACATCCTCGGGCACTCCGACATCTCCACCACGCAGATCTACACGCACATCGATCGCTCGCACCTGCGCGAGGAATACCTGCACGCCCACCCGCGCGCATAA
- a CDS encoding CTP synthase, with protein MAKHIFVTGGVVSSLGKGITAASLGHLLKARGYKVTMQKMDPYLNVDPGTMSPFQHGEVFVTEDGHEGDLDLGHYERFIDENLSRESNFTQGSIYKTLIARERRGDFLGGTVQVIPHVTEAIKERLRRIADQSGADIVISEIGGTIGDIESQPFIEAARQFKKEKAPGDVLFVHVTLVPYIAAAHEVKTKPTQHSVKELRSIGVQPDFIVCRSDHEITDKVREKIALFCDVRPEEVLACTDSPSIYEVPFGLYDQQFDTKVLARLGLPEREIDLTPLRSFLDAAAHCDHECDIAIVGKYVSLPDAYLSVIEALYHAGVHNNCHANVHLIDGEDLNDRNVEEVLGHMDGILVPGGFGQRAFEGKICAVRYARTHDVPFLGICLGMQAAVCEYARDVADMPGATSAEFDENAEYPVIDLMPEQEDVEEKGGTMRLGAYPCKVAPGSVAYAAYGEEIIYERHRHRYEVNNAFRDRLVDAGLTISGVSPDGRLVEMIELPEHPWFVASQGHPEFKSRPTRPHPLFRDFVAASLAHRKQ; from the coding sequence ATGGCCAAGCATATTTTCGTGACGGGCGGCGTCGTGTCATCCCTGGGCAAGGGCATCACCGCGGCATCTTTGGGGCATCTGCTCAAGGCGCGCGGCTACAAGGTGACCATGCAGAAGATGGACCCGTACCTAAACGTCGACCCCGGCACGATGAGCCCGTTTCAGCATGGCGAGGTGTTCGTGACCGAAGACGGCCATGAAGGCGACCTTGACCTGGGCCATTACGAGCGATTCATCGACGAGAACCTCTCGCGCGAATCGAACTTCACGCAGGGCTCCATCTACAAAACCCTTATCGCGCGCGAGCGCCGCGGCGACTTTCTCGGCGGCACCGTGCAGGTCATCCCGCACGTCACCGAGGCCATCAAGGAACGCCTGCGCCGCATCGCCGACCAGTCGGGCGCCGACATCGTCATCTCGGAGATCGGCGGCACCATCGGCGACATCGAGTCGCAGCCGTTCATCGAGGCCGCACGCCAGTTCAAGAAGGAGAAGGCCCCCGGCGACGTGCTGTTCGTGCACGTGACGCTTGTGCCCTACATCGCCGCCGCGCACGAGGTGAAGACGAAGCCCACGCAGCATTCCGTCAAAGAGCTGCGCTCCATCGGCGTGCAGCCCGACTTCATCGTGTGCCGTTCTGACCACGAGATCACGGACAAGGTGCGCGAGAAGATCGCCCTGTTCTGCGACGTGCGTCCCGAAGAGGTGCTTGCCTGCACCGACAGCCCGTCTATCTACGAGGTGCCGTTCGGCCTGTACGACCAGCAGTTCGACACGAAGGTGCTTGCCCGCTTGGGCCTGCCCGAGCGCGAGATCGACCTCACGCCGCTGCGAAGCTTCCTTGACGCCGCCGCGCACTGCGACCACGAGTGCGACATCGCCATCGTGGGCAAGTACGTCAGCCTGCCCGATGCGTACCTGTCGGTCATCGAGGCGCTCTACCACGCCGGCGTGCACAACAACTGCCACGCCAACGTGCATCTGATCGATGGCGAAGACCTCAACGACCGCAACGTCGAAGAGGTGCTCGGCCACATGGACGGCATCCTGGTGCCCGGCGGTTTCGGCCAGCGCGCCTTCGAGGGCAAGATCTGCGCCGTTCGCTACGCCCGCACCCACGACGTGCCGTTTTTGGGCATCTGCCTGGGCATGCAGGCGGCGGTGTGCGAATACGCGCGCGACGTGGCCGACATGCCCGGCGCCACGTCGGCCGAGTTCGACGAAAACGCCGAGTACCCGGTCATCGATTTGATGCCCGAGCAGGAAGACGTCGAGGAAAAGGGCGGCACCATGCGCCTGGGCGCCTATCCGTGCAAGGTTGCGCCCGGCTCGGTGGCGTATGCGGCCTACGGCGAGGAAATCATCTACGAGCGCCATCGTCATCGCTACGAGGTGAACAACGCCTTCCGCGACCGCCTTGTGGACGCGGGCCTTACCATTTCCGGCGTTTCGCCTGATGGGCGCCTTGTCGAGATGATCGAGCTGCCCGAGCACCCGTGGTTCGTGGCAAGCCAGGGCCACCCCGAGTTCAAAAGCCGCCCCACGCGCCCGCACCCGCTGTTCCGCGATTTCGTGGCCGCGTCGCTTGCGCACCGCAAACAGTAG
- a CDS encoding DUF1846 domain-containing protein has product MRIGFDNDKYLALQAEHIRERIGQFGGKLYLEFGGKLFDDYHASRVLPGFQPDSKIRMLQQMASDVEIIIAINANDIEKNKVRGDLGITYDEDVLRLLDIFRTMGFATAGVVITRYENQPSAQAFRHRLESLGVKSYLHYPIAGYPYDTARIVSAEGYGKNEFVETTHPLVVVTAPGPGSGKMATCLSQLYHEHERGVEAGYAKYETFPIWNLPLKHPVNVAYEAATVDLDDANTIDPFHLEAYGKTTVNYNRDVEIFPVLKAMMERILGTSPYQSPTDMGVNMAGMAIVDDEACREAAKMEIVRRYFQAAVDERRTGLHHEYVEHLELLMNQVGVDTNFSPARSAALLKAEATGAPAGAMVLPDGRVVTGKTSDLLGAASSLLMNALKGVAGVDEDLFVISDEVIEPICELKTTTLHSKNPRLHSDETLLALSVSSATDPVAKQLVDAADQLRGCDAFFSVILSPTDEKLYRTLGINICCEPKYEQRRYFHK; this is encoded by the coding sequence ATGCGCATCGGTTTCGATAACGACAAGTACCTGGCACTGCAGGCCGAGCATATTCGCGAGCGAATCGGCCAGTTCGGCGGCAAGCTGTACCTGGAATTCGGCGGAAAGCTGTTCGACGACTACCACGCCTCGCGCGTGCTTCCGGGTTTCCAGCCCGACAGCAAAATCCGCATGCTGCAGCAGATGGCCTCCGATGTTGAGATCATCATCGCCATCAACGCCAACGACATCGAGAAGAACAAGGTGCGCGGCGACTTGGGCATCACCTACGACGAGGACGTGCTGCGCCTGCTGGACATCTTCCGCACCATGGGCTTTGCCACGGCCGGCGTGGTGATCACGCGCTACGAGAACCAGCCCTCCGCGCAAGCGTTCCGCCATCGCCTGGAAAGCCTGGGCGTGAAAAGCTACCTGCACTACCCCATCGCCGGCTATCCGTACGACACGGCGCGCATCGTGTCGGCGGAAGGCTACGGCAAAAACGAGTTCGTGGAAACCACGCACCCGCTGGTGGTGGTAACGGCCCCCGGCCCCGGCTCGGGCAAGATGGCCACGTGCCTGTCGCAGCTGTACCACGAGCACGAGCGCGGCGTCGAGGCCGGCTACGCGAAGTACGAGACGTTCCCTATTTGGAACCTGCCGCTGAAGCACCCGGTGAACGTGGCGTACGAGGCGGCCACCGTGGACTTGGACGACGCGAACACCATCGACCCGTTCCACCTGGAGGCTTACGGCAAGACCACCGTCAACTACAACCGCGACGTTGAGATCTTCCCCGTGCTGAAGGCCATGATGGAGCGCATCCTGGGCACAAGCCCCTACCAGTCGCCCACCGATATGGGCGTGAACATGGCGGGCATGGCCATCGTCGACGACGAGGCGTGCCGCGAGGCGGCGAAAATGGAGATCGTGCGCCGCTACTTCCAGGCCGCCGTGGACGAGCGCCGCACGGGGCTTCACCACGAGTACGTCGAGCACCTGGAGCTGTTGATGAACCAGGTGGGCGTGGACACGAACTTCTCGCCCGCGCGTTCTGCGGCACTGCTGAAGGCCGAGGCCACCGGTGCGCCCGCCGGCGCCATGGTGCTGCCCGACGGCCGCGTGGTGACGGGCAAGACGTCCGATCTTCTGGGCGCAGCCTCCTCGCTGCTGATGAACGCGCTTAAGGGCGTGGCCGGCGTGGACGAGGACCTGTTCGTCATCTCCGACGAAGTCATCGAGCCCATCTGCGAGCTGAAAACCACCACGCTGCACTCGAAGAACCCGCGCCTGCACTCCGACGAGACGCTGCTGGCGCTTTCGGTGTCAAGCGCCACCGACCCGGTTGCCAAGCAGCTGGTAGACGCAGCCGATCAGCTGCGCGGCTGCGACGCGTTCTTCAGCGTCATCCTCTCGCCCACCGACGAGAAGCTCTACCGCACGCTGGGCATCAACATCTGCTGCGAGCCGAAATACGAGCAGCGCCGCTACTTCCACAAGTAA